The DNA sequence GCCACCGGTGAAGTTATGGCTATAGGAACTTCAATTGAAGAATCATTATTAAAGGCTGTACAATCTTTGGAAATAGGTTGTTTGCATTTAACTAAAAAAGATATGACGCCGTATGATTCTACGACATTGGAAAAGAGACTTAAAAATGCCGATGATGAACGTCTGTTTTTAATTGCCGAAGCTTTACGAAACGGTGTAAGTATTCAAAAAATACATGAAATAACCAAGATAGACCTATTCTTCCTGGCTAAAATATTACATATCATCAATATTGAAAATGAAGTAAAAGAAAAACCAAAAAATATTGAGGTTTTAGCAAAAGCCAAAAAATACGGATTTTCTGATTGGGAAATTGCCCAATTATGGAGCATGGAAGAAAAGCAAGTGTATTCTTTGAGAAAGGAAAACTCTATTATTCCGGTGTATAAAATGGTCGATACGTGTGCTGCTGAATTTATATCCACAACCCCATATTTTTACAGTACTTACGGTATTGAAAATGAATCGGTACGTTCTGATAAGAAAAAAGTGATTGTATTAGGTTCCGGACCTATACGAATCGGACAAGGGGTGGAATTTGATTATGCTACCGTACACAGTGTTTTAGCCCTTAAAGAGTCAGGATATGAAGCTATTATCATCAACAGCAATCCGGAAACCGTTTCTACAGATTTCAGCATTTCTGATAAACTTTATTTTGAACCTCTAACCAGAGAATCCATCACTTCTATTATAGATTTAGAAAAACCGGACGGTGTTTTAGTTCAATTTGGTGGTCAAACGGCCATTAACTTGGCTCAAGCTGCCATAGATGCCGGAGCAAAAATATTGGGTACTACGCTGGAAGATATAGATCGAGCTGAAGACCGTAAAAAATTCGAAGAACAATTAAACGAATTAAATATCGCTCGTCCTAAAGGCGATACAGTATTTACGTTAGAAGAAGCCTTACATGTAGCTAATTCCATTGGGTATCCGGTTGTTATTCGTCCTTCTTATGTTTTAGGAGGAAGAGCCATGCAAATTGTATATCAAGATTCTGAATTGGAACGATATATGAAAGAAGCGATCAATGTTCATGAGAAACAACCTATTCTAATTGATAAATACTTAATTGGAAAAGAAATTGAAGTAGATGCAATTTCCGATGGCGAAAATGTTTTTGTTCCCGGAATTATGGAACACATTGAAAAAGCCGGAGTTCATTCCGGAGATTCTATTGCTGTATATCCTTCCCAAACATTAACAAAAGAAGAAAAAGAAGAAATTATCAGACAAACCCAAGCATTAGCCAGAGGATTTAAAATCATTGGATTAATGAATATACAGTTTGTTTTAATGAGCGGAAAAATATACGTTCTGGAAGTTAATCCGCGTTCCAGCCGAACCATTCCATTCATGAGCAAAGTAACCGGTATTCCTTTAGCAAAAATAGCAACAAAAGCTGTTTTAGGCCAATCTTTGAAAGAGCAAGGGTATGCTATGGATTGTTATTCGGAACCTCGCAATATATACATTAAAGCTCCTGTTTTTTCATTTGCTAAATTACGTTCTGTAGATATTACGTTAGGCCCTGAAATGAAATCGACCGGTGAGGTTATTGGAAAAGATACTACTTATGAAAGAGCTCTTTATAAAGCTTTAAGAGCGGGTCAAATCAATATACCTATTTTAGGAAATGCCATATTTACAGTAGCAGACAAGGATAAAGCCGAGGCTCTCCCATTAGCGAAGAGATTCTATGATATAGGTTATACAATTATGGCTACCGAAGGAACTGCCAAGTATTTCCGAGATTATAACATTCCTGTTGTTGAAATTAACAAGATTGAAAGTGAGGACAACAATATTGTTAAAATTATGCAACAAGGAAAAGCTCAATTTGTTATTAATACACTTTCTAATGACGGTACGGCTCAAGAAGACGGCTTTTTAATTCGACGAAATGCTGTTGAAAACAGTGTGGCTTGTTTTACTTCTTTGGATACTACCGCCGCCGTAATTCAAGTATTAGAATCAATAGTATTTGATATTAAACCTTTTTAAATTTAAATTTTATAAAATATTCATACAAAAAAGCCCTGTAAAAACAGGGCTTTTTTGCATTTATAGTTTTTCGATGTTTGTTTTTATTTCTTTAATAGTATCTTTTCATATCTGATTACGACTAATATAAATACACAATATGGTAAAAGTATCGCTTATTCAAGCTCTATTTTTATCTAGTAAAATACATTTTATACCACTTAATTACGTTTATCGTAAAACTTATTGTAATACATTTTTTACTATAATAAATTTGATTTTATTTACAAAAGATACAGAATTTATGAAATAAAAAATTTATTTTTGATCAAATTTACATTATAATTATGGCTAAAGAATTGAATTCTGATCTTGGAAAACTCCTATTACGTGTTTCAATAGGCGGATTAATGGTCTTCCATGGAATATCTAAATTATATCATGGACACGATTTTATAAAAGGAATGCTTACTTCAAAAAATTTGCCTGAATATCTCTGGCTTGGTGTTCCTTTAGGGGAAGTCTTTGCTCCTATTTGTATCTTATTAGGGGTTTTTACAAGGATTTCATCCCTTTTAGTAGCATTTACTATGCTTATGACTTTTTATTTGGTGCATGGGATGGAAGGTTTTTCACTATCACAAACCGGAGGTTTAAAAGTTGAACTTAACCTATTTTATTTATTAACCTCATTAGCGCTTTTCTTCTTAGGTTCAGGAAAATATAGCGTATATAAAGGAAACAAAGGAATTATGATATAAATGATTTCTTTCAAATTTTTGTTCATTATTTTTTTTACTACTATATTAATCCATACATGAATTTTGAAAAAATATTTGCCCACAATGAAACATGGATAGCAGAAAAGTTATCTATCGATAAGGAGTATTTCCATAAGCTATCAGAAGGACAGAATCCTGAAGTTCTTTATATTGGTTGTTCTGATAGTCGGGTAGCAACAGAAGAGTTACTTGGAGCTAAACCCGGAGAAGTTTTTGTCCATAGAAATTTAGCCAATATGGTTATTAGCACAGATTTTAATGTTCAATCTGTAATAACATATGCTATCGATCATTTAAAAGTTAAACAAATCATTGTTTGTGGACATTATTATTGTGGCGGAGTTAAAGAGGCTATGGAGGCTAAAGACCTGGGACTTTTAAATCCGTGGTTGCGAAATATCAGGGACGTTTATAGAATTCATAAAGATGAATTAAATTTAATTACCGATTCAGAGGAAAAATACAATCGGCTTATTGAATTGAATGTGGAAGAACAATGCATTAATTTAATTAAAACCGCTGCTGTACAAAAAGCTATTATAGAAAGTAATCTAAAGGTTCATGGCTGGATTTTCGACATACGATCCGGAAAATTAATTGACATGAAAATTAATTTCAAAAAGATTCTAAAAGAGATTATGGAAATATATAATCTTTATGAAGGGAAAAGTTTATTTTAATATATGAAAACAAACCAACGGGTCAATTACCTTTCTCTACTAAATTAAAATGTAATTTTATTTCCAATAAAAACATTTATAAAAATAATGGGAGAGTTAACTATTTGCTAATCTCTCCCAAAATAAAAATAATAAAGTAATTGTTTATATTTTAGTCCATTCGATACCAAAAACCAAATAAGCGATAATTAAGGTAAATACAACATTAAAAGTTTGTGCTCCTAAAAATACTAAAGTAGCTTTTCTGTTTTCTTTATTAATTAACGTTTTAAAATTAGTTTCTAATCCTATGGAGGTAAACCCTAAGGCAAACCATAATCCTTGAAATTTCTTCAATACACCAAGAACCGGTTTATATTGCTCAGTTGGAATAACAAATGAGAACAACAAAGAAGCTAAGATAAAACCTATAACAAATTTAGGAAATCGATCCCAAATTACTTTTAGATTAGGTTTATCAGCAAACTCATTCCCTTCTTTTTTAGTATAACTCCAATAAACAGCTATTAAAAAGGCAGCAATACCTAACAATACATTTTGTGAGAACTTAACTATTGTACTAATTTTAAGTGCTTCTTCTCCATAAACGGCTCCGGTTGCAGCAACTGCTCCGGTGGTATCAATTGTTCCACCAATCCATGCACCGGCCATTACTTCTCCTAATCCTAATAATTTAGCTAATGCCGGCATAATGATAATCATAGGTACAGCGACTACTAAAACTAGTGATACTACATAAGATAATTTTTTAGAATCTCCTTTTATTGCCCCTGCCGTTGCTATAGCAGCTGAAACTCCACAAATGGATACCGCACTGGAAAGCATCATAGACATTTCCTTATCTATATTAAATTTTTTGCACAGCCAGAAAGAAAAATACCATACAGAGAAAACTACTACTACCGATTGTATTAATCCCAAAGCACCCGCCTGCATAATATCTTGAAAAATAATGGTTGAGCCTAGAAAGATCAATCCTATTTTCACATACATTTCAGAAGATAAACATCCTTTCATCCACTGCGGAGTACCTATAAAGTTATTAATAACTAATCCTATAAGCAAACAAAATATTACGGTTTCAAATCCCCAATAATTCATTACCGAGTTTCCGCCAATTACCATGGCAACTATAGTAAGAATAAACAGTAAGGGAAACCCTTTTGCTGAACTCATAGGTTTTCCTTGTAACAGATCTGCCAATAGTAATAAAACATAAGAAACAATAAAAATGATAAAAATATTTATAAAATTTTTACCTGTTAAAACATTGGACAATAAATCGTCACCGGTGCTCCATTTAAATGTAGGCCAACTTAGTGTATACCCGAATGAAGAATATAAAATAATACCTAATACTATGACCAATCCACCAATAATTGTGGCTGTCCAATCCTCTGTTAAACTCAGTTTTTTCATTTCTTATTTTTGATGTTCTTTAAAAAAGTTTTTTAGTTTTATTTTAGATCAAAACTCCGCAAATGTAATAATTCCTATCGAAATAATAGGAATTCAACTAAAATTTTTTACCCAGATTCGCAGTTTGTAGCAAATACACCCTTATATTGTTTATAAAAAATGTATTTTTGCACTATTGTAGAAAATATGAAGAACATAAGAAATTTTTGCATTATTGCCCATATAGATCATGGCAAAAGCACTTTAGCAGACAGACTTTTACAACAAACCAAAACTATTTCTGATCGCGAACTGCAAGAACAGACCTTAGATGATATGGACTTAGAACGCGAACGGGGTATTACTATAAAGAGTCATGCTATTCAAATGGAGTATGAATATAAAGGGGAAAAATATGTTTTGAATTTGATCGATACTCCCGGGCATGTTGATTTTTCTTATGAAGTTTCTCGTTCTATTGCTGCCTGTGAAGGTGCCTTATTAATTGTTGATGCAGCACAAAGTATTCAGGCACAAACCATATCCAATCTTTATTTAGCGTTAGAACACGACTTGGAAATTATTCCAGTTTTAAATAAAATTGACCTACCTTCTGCAAATCCTGAAGAAGTTACCGATGAAATTGTAAATCTTCTCGGTTGCAAACCTGAAGACGTTTTACGCGCCAGTGGAAAGACCGGAGCGGGGGTTGAAGAATTGTTGGAGCAAATTGTGGAAAGAATCCCGGCACCATCCGGAGATCCTAATGCTCCATTACAAGCCTTGATTTTTGATTCTGTTTTTAATCCTTTTCGAGGAATAGAGGCCTTTTTCAAGGTTGCAAACGGCAGCATATCTAAAGGTCAAAAAGTGAAATTTATGGCTACCGGTAAGAGCTATGATGCCGATGAAATAGGAACTTTAAAACTAAATCAAGTTCCAAAAAATGTTATACATTGCGGTGATGTGGGATATATTATAAGTGGTATTAAAGAAGCTCGTGAAGTTAAGGTAGGTGACACCATCACATCGGTTGAACGCCCTGCATCTGAAGCTATTGCCGGATTTGAAGAAGTAAAACCAATGGTGTTTGCCGGAATATATCCGGTGGACACAGAAGAATATGAATTGTTGCGCTCTGCATTGGAAAAGCTTCAACTTAATGATGCTTCTCTTGTTTTTGAACCGGAATCATCCGCTGCTTTAGGATTTGGCTTCCGTTGCGGATTTTTAGGTATGCTTCACATGGAAATCATTCAAGAGCGTTTGGAACGAGAATTTAAAATGACTGTAGTTACTACCGTTCCCAATGTATCTTATAATGCCTATTTAAATAAGGATCCTGAAAAAGCGATTGTAGTACATAATCCTTCGGAACTTCCGGAACCTACGTCTTTAAATCGTGTGGAAGAACCTTATATCAAAGCTTCAATCATCACCAAATCAGATTTTATTGGTTCTGTAATGAACCTTTGTATTGATAAAAGGGGCGAACTGACTAACCAATCGTATTTAACTACAGACCGAGTAGAGCTATTTTTTGAAATGCCTTTAGCTGAGGTGGTTTTTGACTTTTATGATAGACTCAAAACTATTTCCAAGGGATACGCTTCTTTTGATTATTCACCTTGCGGAATGAGAACTTCCAAGCTGGTAAAAGTTGACATCCTTATAAATGGTGAACCTGTGGATGCTTTATCTGCTTTGATTCATCAAGATAATGCCTATACTATAGGTAAAAAAATGTGTGAAAAGTTAAAAGAATTAATTCCAAGACAACAATTTGACATTCCTATTCAAGCAGCACTTGGTGCTAAGATTATCGCTAGAGAAACTATTAAAGCTTTACGAAAAGACGTTACTGCCAAATGTTACGGAGGGGATATATCTCGTAAAAGAAAATTACTGGAAAAACAAAAAGAAGGTAAGAAACGAATGCGACAAATTGGTCGAGTGGAAGTCCCGCAATCTGCATTTTTAGCGGTATTGAAACTGGATTAAAATTGTTTACTATTGAAAGATTATAGGCTATAATTTATGCTTATTGTATTTTTTTATAGGAGTATCATATTACGATAATTGATTGGATTATTGATTTATTTACCTTCTATAATTATTTTGTACCTTAATAAGTTATAGTATATATACTTGCATATATTTTTTCTAGAAGGTAAACACATTTATTTCCTAGCTGTTATCTTTTTTATATAAATTAAACTTCTAATTATTATTATTTTATATTCATTATTTAGTACTTTTATCTATAAAAATAATTTGAACACTACTTTTTATGTTTTTATATCTATTTAAACATTTATTAAAGTTATATTCTAAGAGTTTTTAAATAATTTATATAGTATTTATAATCTAATTATATTTAATTTTTATGTAAAATTCGAATTCCATTAAATTTTAAATAGACAAACAAATTGTTTATTATTTTTGCATAATTTTTTTATAGATTAATTTTCGTAACCAATCCTAATAATATACTACAAATAGTAAAAAGGGATTCAGTGTTCTTTACCATTTAATACAGTTAAGACAATGTATTTATAAAATTTTAACATCGGTTATATTATTGTTTTCTATCTCTATTAAAAAAATAGTGAGGAGAATTCTTACCAAGTAGCATAATTTCATAAATAACATTCTTACAATTAAATGGATATTGTATTACATATTTTAAAAATTTTTACATAGCGATTTAAAAACTCTTATATACTATGATTTTTGAAAAAATATTGGAAGAAATAAACGATGTAGTGCCTATTTCCAGAGAGGAAAAAGAGTATCTAAAGTCTATTTTAAAATTTAAAAAGTTAAACAAAAGAGATTCTCTTTTGCATCAAGAAGAGGTTGAAGATAATTATTATTATGTACTTTCCGGTTGTTTACGAAGTTATATTAACGACAAAAAAGGATTGGAGCAGGTTCTTCAATTTTCATCTAAAGGTTGGTGGATTGCAGATAATGAAAGTATTATATACAATCAACCTGCTAAATTCAATATTGTTGCAGATTTAGATACTGAAATACTTATTTTATCTAAAAAAGCAAAAGAAGAATCCGTTAAAAGGTTTCCAAAATTAGAACTTTATTATAATGAAAGTTTAATCCGTTCTGTAATTTTCTTACGTAATCGTTTATATGAAATATTAAGTTTATCTGCAGAAGAACGGTATAGAAATTTTTGTATTATGTTTCCTGAATTAAAAAATTCAATATCTCAAAAACATATCGCCTCATACATTGGTATTACTCCTGAATTTTTTAGCGCTATGAAAAAAAAATTAAAAGACAAGCAAACATGCGTTGAGGAATTTTAATTATATATTCTTAAGTTATTTAAATTTGTGAAAATATATTTCAGCTTTAAAAAAGGAGATAAAGATAGTTGATAAATAATGTATTTATTTTAAATTTACTTTATGGACCTAATAAAATATTGCATACTATTATTACAAGAAACCAATCAAGTTACTTTACCTTCTTTTGGAAAATTTGAATTAAAATTTAATTCGGTGAGAGAGGATCAGGAAACTAATCAACTACTCCCCCCCTCCTATTCCCTTTCTTTTACTCAGCAACATAACCTCAATGATATCGCTTTAGCCAGTGTAATTGCTGAATTGAATTCAATAGATGTTAAGAGAGCTAAAGATTTTGTTTATCAGACAATTAAGGAGTGGAAAAAAAATTTAAAATCGGAAACATATTTAACCATTGAAAATTTAGGAACATTTACAGCTGAAAAAGAAAAAATTATTTTCAGTTTGAGTGAAAAGAGTTTTGTTACTTACAAAAATTTTGGTCTACTTCCTCTATAATTGAATTGAAATTCATGAAAGCTAAAACTCCCTCTGATTCAAGAACCATAATGACCACCATTGTGCTAACGAATGAAACCAATGCTTATAATAATATGTTTGGTGGGGATTTACTTTCTTTAATGGATCGAGCATGTGCCATAGCCGCTCAAAGACATGCGGAAGCTAAAGTTGTGACTGCTTCTGTTAATCATGTTTCCTTTTCAACACCTATTCCATTAGGAAGCACCGTAGAAGTCATAGCTAAGGTTTCTAGAGCTTTTGGATCTTCTATGGAAGTATTTGTCGATATATGGGTGGATGATGCAATAAATCATACAAAGACCAAATCCAATGAAGGGATATATACTTTTGTAGCTTTAGATGAATTTATGAAACCTAAAAAAATACCTGACTTAGTACCTGAAACTGAAGAAGAAATAGTTAGATATAACTCAGCCCTTCACAGAAGGGAATTATCTTTGCTGCTATCCGGAAGAATTACACCGTCAGAAGCTGTTGAATTAAGAAAAATATTTACGATGGATAAATAAAATTAAACTGTTTCTGTAAAAGTCTGTAAATGCAAATGATCTCCATCGAAAACGGCATAGGTATAATACGAAATCCAATCCCCTAAATTTACATAGTGGCTGTTTTTATCTTCACCAATTAATAAATCCATAGGTAAATGACGATGCCCGTAAATAAAGTAATCATAATGTTTTTCATTCAATTTTTCTTTAGAAAAGACAATCAGCCATTCATTATCTTCCCCTAAGAATTTAATATCTTCCTCCCCGCTAATTAATTTATTTTTTCTTGATAAATAAGTACCTAAGGCTATTCCTACATCCGGATGCAACCATCTGAAAAACCATCGAGCAACAGGATTCGTAAAAAGTTTTTTCATTCTTTTATACCCTCGATCTCCCGGTCCCAATCCATCTCCATGAGCAATAAAAAAACTTTTGTTGTTGATGATAAATGTTTGTTCCTCATTAAAAACTGTTATTGCTAATTCTTTTTGAAGATAATCTCTCATCCATAAATCATGATTTCCGGTAAAAAAATATATTTTAACCCCTGAATCTGAAAGTTCAGCTAATTTTCCTAATATTCGAACAAATCCTTTGGGTACAACGGTTTTATATTCATGCCAAAAATCAAATAAATCCCCTAATAGGAATAATACTTGAACATCAGGTTTAATTTGTTCTAAAAATTTTACGAAAATCTTTTCTCTTTTTCTGGATGAAACTTCATCAGGTGCTCCTAAATGCTGATCTGAGGCAAAATAAACTTTTTTGCCTGCCATAAGATTAATTTCTATTGGTCTTCCCTTATCCATTCACCATATGACGTTTCGGTTTCATATAATTTAAGCTTCGCTAATAAAATATTTTCAGGAAGCTCTGATTGTATCTTTTCGGCAAAATCCATCAACATATTCTCACATGTGGGCTGATAATTCATAAAAATAACTTTATGCCCTTGATTTTGCAATTGCTCTCCTAATTGTTTATGTTCTGTTTGAGCGTTTAAAATAATGGCATGATCTAAAGGATTTATAATTAATTTTTTTACAATAGATTTTAACTCTCCAAAATCCATAACCATTCCATTTTTAACATGGTGAATATCATTACACGGCTCTCCTTTTACAGTAACATACAATTTATAAGAATGCCCATGAATGTTTTTACATTTACCATCATATCCCCACAGAGCATGTGCTGTTTCAAATGTAAATATTTTAGTCAGCCTTATCACAATAAATAAATTTGTTTATATTACGCAAAGATAATTGAAAAATACTCATGTGGCAAGAAATACTCTCTACCCTGTTTCCTAATAGATGTATTGGTTGTGAAACAATTATTTCTTCATCACAACACTATGTATGCGAAAGGTGTAAAGCTCATTTACCTTTTACTTATATTCCTTTTGACAACGCAAATTCAATTCACAGCCAACTTAACAATTCTGCGAAAATAGAATTTACATCTTCCTTATTATTTTTCTCAAAAGAAAATATTACACAACAATTAATTCATCATTTAAAATATAAAAATAAACCGGAAATCGGTTCATGGTTAGCTGAGATTTGGTTTATGCAAAATGAGAACAATCCTTGTTTAAAAGAAGTAAAAACCATTGTTCCGGTCCCTATTCATTCGAAAAGATATAAAAAAAGAAACTATAATCAAATTTTGCTCTGTTGCAAAAAATTAGCAACTTTAATGAATTGCAATTTCGACGAGCATGTTCTCCGACGAATTTCTCATACGAAATCTCAAACCCAGTCCAACAGAGAAGAACGTATAAAGAAAATGGAAAACGCTTTTATAAGAAATTCAAATTGTTCGAATCACTATCTATTGGTTGATGATGTCTTAACAACGGGTGCTACCTTAATTGCATGCACTCAAGAACTGTTAAAAACCAATGATTCTCAAGTAAGTATATTTACTTTGGCAACAACAATATAAATATAAAATATAGAATAATTCAGAAAAAAGCCCTTAAGACAAAACTATTGAAGATAAGATAATTGAATATTATCTTTATTCCCAAATAAAAATAAAAATAATTTAATGAAAAGTTGTAAAGAATATTTTTTTTTTATAATTTTATACATTAATTTTAAGTACATAAAACTATCATTTTATCAAGGAAATTTTCATAATTTTTAGATATAAATTGCTTATGAAGAAATTTTTATTTTTTATTACGTTGCTTTTTTCAATTAACCTGGTTACTGCAAAAGATTTTCCGGCTAATATTTTAATGAACTTTTATTTACAAGAGCAACCTTATACTAAATCAAAATTATATCCTAACCCGGCAGTAAATTTTATACTTGTTAAGAATTCAAGTTCTTATAAAATCGATAATATTTCTGTTTTATCCATGGTCGGTACCAATTTAATCGATAAAGATATAATTGACTCCAATCTTAATCAGGAAATTAATATTTCAAAACTTCCTACAGGAAGATATTTTGTTAAAGTTACTTATTCCGATGGAAGCAGAGAAATTCTAACCCTTATCAAGTTATAATTCTAAGCTTTATTAGCAATTATAGTAATTTTTTATTTGGCATATTAATTGACCTTAGTACACGTACAAACTTTGGAGGATACGGCATTTCTAATTAATAATCAATACTATACCCATTTAAGATTTAAAAAAAGCAGTTTTCTTTTTTTAGATATCTGAAAGTTTGTCATTAAATCTTTAATACGAAACATTATGAAGTTTGACATATTGTCATTAGATCAAGTTATGCAAAATGATAGTGAATTTATTCCTTTATTAAGCCAGGATGAAGAAGATAAAATGATGAATGAAACTTTTCCTACAGTTTTAC is a window from the Apibacter sp. B3706 genome containing:
- a CDS encoding acyl-CoA thioesterase encodes the protein MKAKTPSDSRTIMTTIVLTNETNAYNNMFGGDLLSLMDRACAIAAQRHAEAKVVTASVNHVSFSTPIPLGSTVEVIAKVSRAFGSSMEVFVDIWVDDAINHTKTKSNEGIYTFVALDEFMKPKKIPDLVPETEEEIVRYNSALHRRELSLLLSGRITPSEAVELRKIFTMDK
- the carB gene encoding carbamoyl-phosphate synthase large subunit — translated: MPKRTDINKILVIGSGPIIIGQAAEFDYAGTQACLALKEEGYKVVLVNSNPATIMTDKEIADKVYMEPLTLDFLQQIIALERPDALLPSLGGQTGLNLAVELAKAGTLAQYDVEIIGTKLSSIEQAEDRDLFKQLMENINEPIAESIIVNDVESSVEFANQIGYPIIVRPAFTLGGTGGGIAENETELREITDSGLKYSPVHQCLIEKSIAGYKEIEYEVMRDANDNAIVVCNMENFDPVGIHTGDSIVFAPSQTLADQEYQLLRNSALKIIRALKIEGGCNVQFALDPSSRDYIVIEVNPRVSRSSALASKATGYPIAKLAAKIAVGLTLDEMKNPVTNTTYACFEPSLDYVVAKIPRWPFDKFQSANRHLGTQMKATGEVMAIGTSIEESLLKAVQSLEIGCLHLTKKDMTPYDSTTLEKRLKNADDERLFLIAEALRNGVSIQKIHEITKIDLFFLAKILHIINIENEVKEKPKNIEVLAKAKKYGFSDWEIAQLWSMEEKQVYSLRKENSIIPVYKMVDTCAAEFISTTPYFYSTYGIENESVRSDKKKVIVLGSGPIRIGQGVEFDYATVHSVLALKESGYEAIIINSNPETVSTDFSISDKLYFEPLTRESITSIIDLEKPDGVLVQFGGQTAINLAQAAIDAGAKILGTTLEDIDRAEDRKKFEEQLNELNIARPKGDTVFTLEEALHVANSIGYPVVIRPSYVLGGRAMQIVYQDSELERYMKEAINVHEKQPILIDKYLIGKEIEVDAISDGENVFVPGIMEHIEKAGVHSGDSIAVYPSQTLTKEEKEEIIRQTQALARGFKIIGLMNIQFVLMSGKIYVLEVNPRSSRTIPFMSKVTGIPLAKIATKAVLGQSLKEQGYAMDCYSEPRNIYIKAPVFSFAKLRSVDITLGPEMKSTGEVIGKDTTYERALYKALRAGQINIPILGNAIFTVADKDKAEALPLAKRFYDIGYTIMATEGTAKYFRDYNIPVVEINKIESEDNNIVKIMQQGKAQFVINTLSNDGTAQEDGFLIRRNAVENSVACFTSLDTTAAVIQVLESIVFDIKPF
- a CDS encoding carbonic anhydrase, translating into MNFEKIFAHNETWIAEKLSIDKEYFHKLSEGQNPEVLYIGCSDSRVATEELLGAKPGEVFVHRNLANMVISTDFNVQSVITYAIDHLKVKQIIVCGHYYCGGVKEAMEAKDLGLLNPWLRNIRDVYRIHKDELNLITDSEEKYNRLIELNVEEQCINLIKTAAVQKAIIESNLKVHGWIFDIRSGKLIDMKINFKKILKEIMEIYNLYEGKSLF
- a CDS encoding 6-pyruvoyl trahydropterin synthase family protein, with the protein product MIRLTKIFTFETAHALWGYDGKCKNIHGHSYKLYVTVKGEPCNDIHHVKNGMVMDFGELKSIVKKLIINPLDHAIILNAQTEHKQLGEQLQNQGHKVIFMNYQPTCENMLMDFAEKIQSELPENILLAKLKLYETETSYGEWIREDQ
- the lepA gene encoding translation elongation factor 4: MKNIRNFCIIAHIDHGKSTLADRLLQQTKTISDRELQEQTLDDMDLERERGITIKSHAIQMEYEYKGEKYVLNLIDTPGHVDFSYEVSRSIAACEGALLIVDAAQSIQAQTISNLYLALEHDLEIIPVLNKIDLPSANPEEVTDEIVNLLGCKPEDVLRASGKTGAGVEELLEQIVERIPAPSGDPNAPLQALIFDSVFNPFRGIEAFFKVANGSISKGQKVKFMATGKSYDADEIGTLKLNQVPKNVIHCGDVGYIISGIKEAREVKVGDTITSVERPASEAIAGFEEVKPMVFAGIYPVDTEEYELLRSALEKLQLNDASLVFEPESSAALGFGFRCGFLGMLHMEIIQERLEREFKMTVVTTVPNVSYNAYLNKDPEKAIVVHNPSELPEPTSLNRVEEPYIKASIITKSDFIGSVMNLCIDKRGELTNQSYLTTDRVELFFEMPLAEVVFDFYDRLKTISKGYASFDYSPCGMRTSKLVKVDILINGEPVDALSALIHQDNAYTIGKKMCEKLKELIPRQQFDIPIQAALGAKIIARETIKALRKDVTAKCYGGDISRKRKLLEKQKEGKKRMRQIGRVEVPQSAFLAVLKLD
- a CDS encoding Crp/Fnr family transcriptional regulator, encoding MIFEKILEEINDVVPISREEKEYLKSILKFKKLNKRDSLLHQEEVEDNYYYVLSGCLRSYINDKKGLEQVLQFSSKGWWIADNESIIYNQPAKFNIVADLDTEILILSKKAKEESVKRFPKLELYYNESLIRSVIFLRNRLYEILSLSAEERYRNFCIMFPELKNSISQKHIASYIGITPEFFSAMKKKLKDKQTCVEEF
- a CDS encoding UDP-2,3-diacylglucosamine diphosphatase, which translates into the protein MDKGRPIEINLMAGKKVYFASDQHLGAPDEVSSRKREKIFVKFLEQIKPDVQVLFLLGDLFDFWHEYKTVVPKGFVRILGKLAELSDSGVKIYFFTGNHDLWMRDYLQKELAITVFNEEQTFIINNKSFFIAHGDGLGPGDRGYKRMKKLFTNPVARWFFRWLHPDVGIALGTYLSRKNKLISGEEDIKFLGEDNEWLIVFSKEKLNEKHYDYFIYGHRHLPMDLLIGEDKNSHYVNLGDWISYYTYAVFDGDHLHLQTFTETV
- a CDS encoding DoxX family protein, whose translation is MAKELNSDLGKLLLRVSIGGLMVFHGISKLYHGHDFIKGMLTSKNLPEYLWLGVPLGEVFAPICILLGVFTRISSLLVAFTMLMTFYLVHGMEGFSLSQTGGLKVELNLFYLLTSLALFFLGSGKYSVYKGNKGIMI
- a CDS encoding YeiH family protein, with the protein product MKKLSLTEDWTATIIGGLVIVLGIILYSSFGYTLSWPTFKWSTGDDLLSNVLTGKNFINIFIIFIVSYVLLLLADLLQGKPMSSAKGFPLLFILTIVAMVIGGNSVMNYWGFETVIFCLLIGLVINNFIGTPQWMKGCLSSEMYVKIGLIFLGSTIIFQDIMQAGALGLIQSVVVVFSVWYFSFWLCKKFNIDKEMSMMLSSAVSICGVSAAIATAGAIKGDSKKLSYVVSLVLVVAVPMIIIMPALAKLLGLGEVMAGAWIGGTIDTTGAVAATGAVYGEEALKISTIVKFSQNVLLGIAAFLIAVYWSYTKKEGNEFADKPNLKVIWDRFPKFVIGFILASLLFSFVIPTEQYKPVLGVLKKFQGLWFALGFTSIGLETNFKTLINKENRKATLVFLGAQTFNVVFTLIIAYLVFGIEWTKI